In Phacochoerus africanus isolate WHEZ1 chromosome 1, ROS_Pafr_v1, whole genome shotgun sequence, the following are encoded in one genomic region:
- the LOC125113359 gene encoding olfactory receptor 5H2-like, translating into MDTTNSTLLPVFVLTGLQYPLEWQIPLFLVFLIIYLITTAGNLGLIYLICNDPQLHIPMYLFLGSLAFADAWISSTVTPTMLVNFFTKSQMISLTECMVQFFSFAFSATTECFLLATMAYDRYVAICKPLLYPVIMNNRLCIWLSVSSFVAGIIHSMIHVVSLCRLTFCNSNIIHHFYCDIMPLFKISCTDPTINVLMVFISSGSIQVFSILTVLISYTLVLYTILKNKSVQGMRKAFSTCGSHLLSVSLYYGPLLFMYVRPGSAQVDDQDMMDSLFYTVIIPFLNPIIYSLRNKKVIYSLTKMLRRNI; encoded by the coding sequence ATGGATACTACAAATTCAACGTTGCTGCCCGTATTTGTTCTCACGGGACTTCAGTATCCACTGGAGTGGCAAATCCCCCTGTTCCTGGTGTTCTTGATAATATACCTCATCACCACTGCGGGAAACCTTGGGCTAATTTATCTTATCTGCAATGACCCTCAACTTCACATTCCCATGTACTTATTCCTTGGGAGTTTAGCCTTTGCGGATGCTTGGATATCATCTACGGTGACCCCTACAATGCTGGTCAATTTCTTCACAAAGAGTCAAATGATATCTCTCACTGAATGCAtggtacaatttttttcctttgcattcagtGCAACCACAGAATGTTTTTTGCTGGCAACAATGGCATATGACCGTTATGTTGCCATATGCAAACCATTACTGTATCCAGTGATTATGAACAATAGACTATGCATCTGGCTGTCAGTCTCATCATTTGTAGCAGGAATTATTCATTCTATGATACATGTAGTCTCTTTATGCAGGTTGACCTTCTGTAATTCTAACATAATACACCACTTTTACTGCGACATCATGCCATTGTTTAAGATTTCTTGTACTGACCCTACAATTAATGTTCTAATGGTATTTATTTCCTCTGGGTCAATACAGGTGTTCAGCATTCTGACTGTCCTTATCTCTTATACACTTGTTctctatacaattttaaaaaataagtctgtTCAGGGCATGAGgaaggccttctccacctgtggaTCCCATCTCCTATCTGTATCTTTATACTATGGGCCTCTTCTTTTCATGTATGTGCGTCCTGGATCTGCACAAGTAGATGATCAAGATATGATGGATTCCCTATTTTACACTGTCATAATTCCTTTCTTAAATCCAATTATCTATAGCCTAAGAAATAAGAAAGTCATATATTCACTGACAAAAATGTtaaggagaaatatttaa